One window of Lemur catta isolate mLemCat1 chromosome 3, mLemCat1.pri, whole genome shotgun sequence genomic DNA carries:
- the PTAFR gene encoding platelet-activating factor receptor, with protein sequence MMEPNGSSRVDSEFRYTLFPIVYSIIFVLGVVSNGYVLWVFARLYPSKKLNEIKIFMVNLTIADLLFLVSLPLWIIYYYNQGNWILPKFLCNLAGCLFFINTYCSVAFLGVITYNRFQAVTRPIKTAQATTRKRGICLSLVIWVAIVAAASYFLILDSTNTEAVTAGSGNITRCFEHYEKGSVPVLVIHIFIVFSFFLVFLIILFCNLVIIRTLLTQPVQQPRNAEVKRRALWMVCTVLAVFSICFVPHHMVQLPWTLAELGYQDSDFHQAINDAHQVTLCLLSTNCVLDPIIYCFLTKKFRKHLTEKFYSMRSSRKCSRATTETGTEVVVPLSQVPANTLKN encoded by the coding sequence ATGATGGAGCCAAATGGCTCCTCTCGCGTGGATTCCGAGTTCCGATACACTCTCTTCCCGATTGTTTACAGCATCATCTTTGTCCTTGGGGTCGTCTCCAATGGCTATGTGCTGTGGGTCTTTGCCCGCCTGTATCCTTCTAAGAAACTCAATGAGATAAAGATCTTCATGGTGAACCTCACCATCGCCGACCTGCTCTTCTTGGTCTCCCTGCCGCTGTGGATCATCTACTACTACAACCAGGGCAACTGGATTCTCCCCAAATTCCTGTGCAACCTGGCTGGCTGCCTCTTCTTCATCAACACCTACTGCTCTGTGGCCTTCCTGGGCGTCATCACTTACAACCGCTTCCAGGCAGTAACTCGGCCCATCAAGACTGCTCAGGCCACCACCCGCAAGCGTGGCATCTGCTTGTCCCTGGTCATCTGGGTGGCCATCGTGGCTGCCGCATCCTACTTCCTCATCCTGGACTCCACTAACACAGAGGCCGTCACGGCTGGCTCAGGCAACATCACCCGCTGCTTTGAGCATTACGAGAAGGGCAGCGTGCCGGTCCTCGTCATCCATATCTTCATCGTGTTCAGCTTCTTCCTAGTCTTCCTCATCATCCTCTTCTGCAACCTGGTCATCATCCGCACGCTGCTCACGCAGCCGGTGCAGCAGCCGCGCAACGCCGAAGTCAAGCGCCGAGCGCTGTGGATGGTCTGCACGGTGCTGGCGGTGTTCAGCATCTGCTTTGTGCCGCACCACATGGTGCAGCTGCCCTGGACCCTGGCCGAGCTGGGCTACCAGGACAGCGACTTCCACCAGGCCATTAACGACGCGCATCAGGTCACCCTCTGCCTCCTCAGCACCAACTGTGTCCTAGACCCCATCATCTACTGTTTCCTCACCAAGAAGTTCCGCAAGCACCTCACGGAGAAGTTCTACAGCATGCGCAGCAGCCGGAAATGCTCCCGGGCCACCACGGAGACAGGCACCGAGGTGGTTGTACCACTCAGCCAGGTCCCTGCCAATACCCTCAAGAATTAG